The following is a genomic window from Fundulus heteroclitus isolate FHET01 chromosome 16, MU-UCD_Fhet_4.1, whole genome shotgun sequence.
ctagttagagtggctcatgttaccctgagctatctctatagttgtgctgtgataggcttaggctactggaggacatcagggcctaattttctcactctactgatttctactgttctccagttttgcattgtattacattgaaatgactgttgtcatttcagcttttaactttttgctctctctctttttcttcatagtaggtacacctggtctggcgttctgttaactgtgacatcatccagagaagacggctcacccgctactaccatctaatgtagaacagattactagatcaatgtgtgcttctgtgcttttttgtctctcttgttgtgtctctgttctgtcttctgtaaccccagtcggtcgaggcagatgaccgttcatactgagcccggttctgccggaggtttttccttcccgctaatgggtggtttttcttcccactgtcccttcatgcttgctcagtatgagggattgctgcaaagccatggacaatgcagacgactctccctgtggctctacggttccccaggagtgaatgctgcttgtcgggactttgatgcaatcaactggtttccttatataggacatttttgaccaatctgtataatctgacccaatctgtataatatgattgaacttgattttgtaaagtgccttgagatgacatgtttcatgatttggcgctatataaataaaattgaattgaattgaattgaatcacaGCTCAAATCTGCAGATGTGAAAATCCCAACACACAGATCTGAATggagaaaaagaataaaaggtgTTTTGAGTCACTCACGGTTTCCTGGGCGATCCGGGCGGCCTCCTCCAACCCGTACAGCTTTCCCCGGACCAGGAAGACGCCGGCGGACCAGATGCCACAGTCCTCGTGGATCCAGCACTCGTTTGGACAAGGCGGCACCTTCGCGGGAGAGACTCTGTCGCTCCGGAGCAAAGCTTGGTCGTCCTCAGAGGAGTTCACCGCATGGCCGTTGGAGATTTTCTGCGCGTCCTCGCTCTGCTCAGCTTTGCAGGTCTGGCCGTCTACAGAGGAGAGCGCGGCGTAGTACGGGCCGTGAAGGTCGCCCAGGCCCATGGTGTTAGCCGTCCACCCGCACAGGCAGCAGGACAGTCGGTCCGGACGGCTGCCGTCAGAACTGGGTCGACCCAGCTGGAAGCAGGAGGTGCAGGGAACGAACCCGGACAGAGACCTGGGGGCCGGCCACGCCTTGCTGCTGCGGAGCgcgccctcctcctcctggtaGTTGACCACCCTGCACAGCCGCCGCTCCATGTGCACAAACGGGCAGAAACCGCCAGCTTTTCTCTCCTTCTTCTCCTTGGCTTTTGCATATTTGAGCATGATTTCGGATTCTCTGGGGGAAAAGAGGGCGGCCGGGCCGGTCTGTGGGCGCCTCTTTCTTTTTCGCCTGCCGACCCGTTTCTTCCCCGCCGTGTTTTTACCGCCGCAGACCGTCTGCTGCTCCGGCAGCGCGGCGCCGCTGAGCTGCTCCTGCTTCACGTCTTTCACCTTTTTAGTCTCCCGAAGAGGAAGaggcttttttcttttgtcctgTATAAGTTTGGCGTACTGAGCGTCCTGCGGAGGGGACTTCCTGTCGGCGTTGGATTCCTCTGAACGGCCGCTGGCTTTTTGTGGCTGCGAGGCGGATTCGTCCGAGCTGGAGAACCTCAGCGCGTACTCGATCAAGTCCTCAGAGTCGCTGCTTTCGTTGTAGATGCCCACGGCGTCGTTTTTGACCCGCCTCCTCAAGCTGCGCCGCGACACGCCGCAGTTCAGCCGCGGCGTTTCCGACTCGCACTTTCTAACCCTGGCGCTGCGTCTCACTTCTCTAGACGCCGTCTTTTCACCCTCGCCCTTCGCCTCCGGCGGCTTCCCCTTCAAACGGCGCCTCTCCTTCCTGTAGTCGGCGACGGAGACTTCGACGACTTCGCTGTCGTCACTCGACTCCCCGGCGTGTGCGTAGACCCCGT
Proteins encoded in this region:
- the LOC105938874 gene encoding retinoic acid-induced protein 1, with protein sequence MDPGSSQEPAVMAMDLSKSYTPLSRGCNEAGDPAKKPEWYHRRPAGCSADGASAYRSSFSPLQPGVRCRDVEQAPEALGGYMNSTLDLFHGRTHGGLWPGGFYGAEQSPAPESSGAEESDSGSDVIFLVSSAKEPLLCGPFIQDGVRRMVEPVSPAASSLDDERGCYLLPQPVSSPSADSSYSDDSSDSSVDIPVHHARPVVLISDLNGVYAHAGESSDDSEVVEVSVADYRKERRRLKGKPPEAKGEGEKTASREVRRSARVRKCESETPRLNCGVSRRSLRRRVKNDAVGIYNESSDSEDLIEYALRFSSSDESASQPQKASGRSEESNADRKSPPQDAQYAKLIQDKRKKPLPLRETKKVKDVKQEQLSGAALPEQQTVCGGKNTAGKKRVGRRKRKRRPQTGPAALFSPRESEIMLKYAKAKEKKERKAGGFCPFVHMERRLCRVVNYQEEEGALRSSKAWPAPRSLSGFVPCTSCFQLGRPSSDGSRPDRLSCCLCGWTANTMGLGDLHGPYYAALSSVDGQTCKAEQSEDAQKISNGHAVNSSEDDQALLRSDRVSPAKVPPCPNECWIHEDCGIWSAGVFLVRGKLYGLEEAARIAQETICSSCYQTGAIMGCFQKGCLRNYHYTCAIQSGCILNEDNFSMRCPEHKCKTFPPAARQDKR